Genomic segment of Actinomycetota bacterium:
CCTGCCAGTCAGCAGGGAGGCATAGCGGTGAAAACCGTCGTGCCCGGAGACCGCGGCCTGGCCGTGAGCGACGTGCAGAAAAGGCTGCTCGACCGCGGTTTTGCGCCCCCCGGCTTCGAGGCGGAGATGCGTGAATCGTTTTTCGGGGACATTACTTCACAGGCCGTCCGTCTCTTCCAGGAGGAGCGCGGCCTGCGCGTCCAGGGCAGTGTCGACGAGACCACCTGGCAGGAGCTGGTAGAAGCCTCCTTCAAGCTGGGGGACAGGTTCCTCTATCTGCGCGTCCCGCCCTTCCGCGGCGACGACGTGCGCGAGGTGCAGAGATACCTCAACCGCCTGGGCTTCAACGCCGGCCGCGAGGACGGCATCTTCGGGCAGGACACCGACCGCGCGCTGCGCGCCTTTCAGCACAACATGGCCTTGCCGGTGGACGGCATAGCCGGTGCTTCGACCATCGCGTGCCTGCAGCGCCTCAGGCACGCGCTCAAGGACACCAGCGTGGCCGAGGTACACGAAGCGCTGCAGGACCTGCAGGCCAGGGGGCTGGAGGGAAAGAGCGTGGTCCTGGACGCGGCGGAGGGGGACAGCGGCGCCGAGAACGTGCTGCGCCAGGTGTCGGCGGAGCTGGTGGCGCGCGGCCTTACGGCCTTGCTTACCGGCGGTGTGTACGGCCCCATGCCGGAGAGCCAGCGGGCCCGCCTGGCCAACGACCGCGGCGCCGACCTGGTGCTCAGCCTCAGGATGACGGACGAGCCAGGGTTTCGCGTCTTTTTCTTCGGCAGCAGGGACTACTCCTCGCCACGCGGCAAGCGCCTGGCGGAACTGATCCACGGCGAGATGGAGCAGGGTGCCGGGGTGGAGGTGCCGCCCCCCGAGGCCAGGAACTTCCCCCTGCTGCGGGAGACGCGTATGCCGTGCGTGATCGTGGAGACAGGTTGGGAGACGGGCATCGGCCACGACCTCTTCGTCGCCCTCGCCAGGTCGGTCATCGCTTACTTCACCCCCGCTCCGTAACCCGCCAGTCCGCGCAAAGGCTTCGGTGGGTTGGATCGCGTAAACGACAGCGCTTTTGTCTCCCTGTGGGTGAGGGTCTCCACGCCGAAGGTGTCGCGGCCTGACCCCGGTCAGGTCATTCCGGCGACGGTGCCTGGGCGCCTTGACATGTTCGGGCCTGCGGCTGTCTGTTTGGATAGGCTTCGCAGAACCCGCTCCATGCCCGGCACGTGTACGTCCGGAAAAGAGATGATGAATGCTAAGGGCTGACCCCGGCCTCAAGCCGGAGGCTCGATGTCCTCGACGACTACCTCGATGTCCTCGACGGTTATATCGGTGAGGCCCTCGACGTACTCCTTGACCTTGCGCTTGACCTCGGCGGCAAGGTCCGGGATGTTCGTGCCGTAATCCACCTTAAGATAGACCCCGAGGCGGCATGACGAGTCTTCGCGCACCACCTTGATCCCCTTCTGCAGGAACTCCCGCTTCACCCGGGATGTCAGGCCGCCCGAGGACTTCTGCTGGAACACCGTCGCCCCCTCCACCTCGTTCGCGGCCTGGGCGGCCAGGGTGGCGATGGCCTCGTTCGAGACCTCGATGCTCTCGCTTCTCGGTTCCTCTTTCACAGCTCCTTCGCTCCGTGGTTTATCGAGCTGATGGTCACCTTGCCGTTGGAGACGTCGAAACGCATCGTCCGTCCGTAACTCCCGCCCGTGTCCTCCGCTATCAGCTGTATCTTCAGCTCCTTCAGGACAGCCTTGGTCGCCTCGATGTTGCGCTCGCCGATTTGCATCCCCAGGCAGGGACCCGGGACGTTGCGGGGGTTCACGGCGCCAGGTATGGTGAACATGCACGCTCCTCCGGCGATCCTGGCTTTGATGTCCGAGCGCCTGGAGCCGAGCCTCTCCATCTCCTCCACCATGGAGCTGATGGCGGTATCGGCGAACTTGCCGGGGTTCCCTTTCTTGCTCATGGACTGGGAATCGGGGAGCATGATGTGGGCCAGACCGCCGATCTTCCGCTTTTCGTCGTAGAGCGCAACCCCCACGCAGCTGCCAAGCCCGAAGCTGGCCAGCAGGTGCGGGTTGTGGGTCACGAAGTATTCCGCTACCCCTACGTTCACTACCTCTTCCGACACCGGTCCCTCACCCCGCGTAATCCCTTGTTCCGCCAGATCTTCGTCTGCCCCACCGAGCATGATAGACGGTCCTTTTTTAACCTGCATATGACCCGTTCCCCGATCAACTGCTCAATCCCAGGTCCCTGCCCGCCTCAATCGCTCACCCCCAGCCTCCCCAGTATGATATCCAGAGACCCCAGGTCGGGGAAGAGAATGAGATGACCCTTGATCACGTGCTCAAGGATATCGAATTCCGTCTCGATCACCAGGACGTAGTCGTCGGACTGGCTTATCTCCACCAGGATGAAGTCGATGATCGCCCCGGCCATGTCCATGGCGAAACCGGGGACGGACGGACGCAACAGGATCCCGGTCATCTGCGACAGCGCGTTCAGGTAGGACCCCGCCAGGATGCTCCCCGTCTCCTGCAGGGCGGACTGCTCGACCGTGGTCAGGTCCGGCCGCTCCTCCCCCTCCACCATGAGGTGGGCCAGTTCGTTGGCGCTGGTCTCCGCCAGCAGAAGCAGCATGCTGCCGGACGCGTCGCCGCTGATATGCAGGTATATCCCGACCACCGGCGTTTCCGCCCCTCCGACGAGATCCGAGACCCTCACCAGCGGCACCAAGGAGGCGCGCGGCACGCTGAGCAGCACCTTCTTGTCCACCATGGTGGATAAGGCCACGGCGGCGTTCCCGGAGCCGATATTGCCCACCTCCCGCAGGGCATCGAGCTGTAAGGGGGTGAGCCCTTTCCTCTCTGCCATAACTCCTCCTTTCGGGGGTTTAACCGCTTTAGATCCCTATCAGGATAACAGAGTAGGGATATCAAGTATAAGCGCTACATCGCCCGTTCCCAAAATAGTGGCGCCGCCGAAGCCGCGTATCCGCTTCAGGTAGCGGTCCAGGCTGGTAATGACGATCTCCTGCTGGCCCAATAACTCGTCAACCGCGATGGCCACGCTCTTGAGGGCTACTTCTACCACGACCACGGGGAAACTCCCCTGTCCGTCCTCGTCATGCAGGCCCAGGTAACGGCCCAGGCGCATCATGGGGATGGTCTCGTCCCGCAGGAAGATGACTTCCTGGCTGGACACGTATTTCACCTCGTGGGACGAGATCACGGCCGTCTCGGCCACGACCCCGAGGGGAATGGCGTATATCTCCCCCGACACCTTCACAAGAAGTGCCTGGATTATGGCCAGGGTCAGGGGCAGTTTCAAGGCGAAGCTGGTGCCCTCGCCCCTGACGCTCTGCATGATCAGCATGCCGCCCAGGGACTCCACCCGGTTCTTGACCACGTCCAGCCCCACTCCCCTTCCGGACACGCCGCTTACCTCCTCCGCCGAGGAGAAACCGGGCATGGCCAGAAAGCGGAGGACGTCTTCGGGCCCGAGGGCTTTCCTGTCCTCCTGCGCTATCAATCCCATCTTCTCGGCGATATCGAAGATCTTCTGCGTATCGACCCCCTGGCCGTCGTCGGAGACCTCGATGGAGACGTAGTTGCGGTCGCGCCTCGCCACCAGCTTTATGCTCCCCCGACGCGGCTTGCCTCTCGCCTCGCGCTCGTCCGGGGAGTCTATGCCGTGGTCGACGGCGTTGCGCAACAGGTGCATGAGGGGGTCGCTGATCTCGTCGAGGATGGTGCGGTCCAGCTCGATGTCCTTGCCTTCGACCACGAAGTCCACGTCCTTGCCCCGGCTCTTGGCCAGGTCCCTGACCATGCGGGGGAAGCGGTTGAATATGTGTTCCACCGGCACCATGCGGGTCTTCATCACCTCGTCCTGGAGGTCCGCCGTCAGGCGAGCCATCTGGGCCAGCGCTTCCTTCAGCTCCGGGCTGTTGAGCGAGGAGGCGATCTCCTGCAGCCTGGTGCGGTTTATGACCAGCTCGCCGATGAGGTTCATCAGGTTGTCCAGGCGCGAGATGTTCACGCGCACGCTCTGGGTGCGCACCGGCGGCGCCGTGGCGGCGCTGTCAAACGGCCTGGTCTCGACGGCCTCTGCCCTTTCGGCCTCTTCCTCGTACGCCTCTCCCGCTTCTTCTTCCTCCTTGATGGGTTGCTCCATGCCGTCCGGGGGCAGCAACTCTACCTCTTGCACCTCCGCTATGGTCAACAACGCCCTGCGCACCGCCTCCGTTCCCTCCTCGGTCACGAAAAGCACCTCGAAGGAGCGGTCGAATTTTTCGTCCTCCAGGTCCTCGACGGAGGGGCGCGAGGTCGCCACCCGTCCTATCTGAGCGAGTTTCTTAAAGATCATGAAGACCCTGACCGATTTCAGGACGCAGTCCTTGTCCAGGGTGATGCGCAGGCGAAGGCTCTTTTCCTCCGCCCCTTCCCCGGCTATGGCCTCCGGCCCCTCCTCCGCGGCCACTCCCGCCTCTTGCGCCGCCACCGCTTCTTCTTCCGCCGGCTCGACCTGCGCCCCCTCCTCTTCCTCCCGCTGCGCGGCCGCGGCCTTGGCCTTCCGGCCGGGCTTCTTCTTGGCGGGTTCCGGGGGTTTCTCCAGCCCCGTAAGGCTGCCTTTCTCCCCCGCATAAACAGCCCGCAGGGCCTCTATCAGCGCCCTGGTGTCCAGCGCCTTGCCGCCCTCCTGGGCGATGTTCGCGACCATCGCGCCCAGCATGTCGAAGCACCCGAAGAGCAGGTCGACGATGTCCGTGTCCACCTCGATATCCCCACTGCGCAGGCCGTCCAGTACGTTCTCCATCTCGTGCGACAGTTCCGTGAGCTGGTCGAAACCCATGGTCGCGGACATGCCCTTCAGGGTGTGGGCGGAGCGGAATATCTCGGTGAGGACGTCCGGGTTTCCCGGGTCCTTTTCCAGGTCCACCATGGACTGGTTGAGGGTTTCCAGGTGTTCCTGGGCTTCGTTGATGAAGAGCTCTTTATATTGAGAGATGTCCATATCCATGCGGCGGCATCCCTTTCAGGCTGAGATCATCACAGTTGCTGTTACAACAGCTCCATCACCTTGTCCGGTATCATCTCCAGGGCAACGACCCAGTCGACACAGCCCTTCTCTATGGCCACCTTGGGCATCCCGAACACCAGGCACGTCTCTTCGTCCTGGGCCACCGTTGACCCTTTGCCGTTCTTTATCTTTTCCATGCCCTTGGCGCCGTCCGAGCCCATGCCGGTCATGATCACGCCCACCGCCGCACCGCCGTATACTTCGGAGGCGGTGACCATGGTCGTATCGATATGGGGCGAGGCGCCCACACGGTACTTCGAGTCCATCAGTTCGACCCTGCCCGACCGCGATGTGTCCGACACCACCATTAGGTCCTTTCCCCCCGGCGCCACCAGGACGCGTCCGGGGACCAGCTCCTCGTTCTCCTCGGCCTCTTTCACCTGCAGCGCGCAGATGTTGTTGAGCCTGCCGGCAAAGGAACGCGTGAAAACACCCGGCATGTGCTGCACGATGATGATGGAGGCTGGGGTGTCCGCGGGGAACCGAGGCATTATCTCCGCCAGGGCTTTCGGCCCGCCCGCCGAGGCGCCTATGACCACGACCTTCTCTCCTCCCGCCACAGCCCTGGAGACGGCGGGTTTCTTGCCCGCCCTGCGGCGCGCCTGCCTCCCCATGATGTAGTCGCGCGCCTGTGCCGCGGTCTTTACTTTGAGCAAGACCTCCTCCCGCACCTCCTTGACCGCGGAGGGGTAGTGCGAGGGCTTGGTGATGAAATCCACGGCCCCCAGCTCCAGGGCCTTCAGGGTGGCCGTGGCTCCTTTCTGGGCCAGCGCGCTGAGCATCACCACCGGCAGGGGGTGCTTGCGCATGATGTACTCCAGCGCGGTGATGCCGTCCATCTCCGGCATGTGTATGTCCATGGTCACCACATCGGGCTCGAGCTCGGCCACGGCGCGGATGGCTTCTACGCCATTGGATGCGGTGCCGATCACTTCCGTCTCGGAGTCCCCGTTGATGACGTCCATCAGGAGCTTGCGTACCAGGGCGGAATCGTCAACGACAAGTACCCGGATTTTCTGGGGCAAAAGATTCACCTCCTCCCCGCACGGGGAGAGCAGATCATTCCTTGAGGGCTTTCTCCACAGCCTCTATGACCTTAGACGGTTGAAAAGGCTTGATGATAAAGTCCTTAGCCCCTGCCTCCAAGGCTTCCACCACCAGAGGTTGCTGCCCCATGGCGCTGCACATCAGGATCTTAGC
This window contains:
- a CDS encoding chemotaxis protein CheD, which gives rise to MSEEVVNVGVAEYFVTHNPHLLASFGLGSCVGVALYDEKRKIGGLAHIMLPDSQSMSKKGNPGKFADTAISSMVEEMERLGSRRSDIKARIAGGACMFTIPGAVNPRNVPGPCLGMQIGERNIEATKAVLKELKIQLIAEDTGGSYGRTMRFDVSNGKVTISSINHGAKEL
- a CDS encoding chemotaxis protein CheC, with the translated sequence MAERKGLTPLQLDALREVGNIGSGNAAVALSTMVDKKVLLSVPRASLVPLVRVSDLVGGAETPVVGIYLHISGDASGSMLLLLAETSANELAHLMVEGEERPDLTTVEQSALQETGSILAGSYLNALSQMTGILLRPSVPGFAMDMAGAIIDFILVEISQSDDYVLVIETEFDILEHVIKGHLILFPDLGSLDIILGRLGVSD
- a CDS encoding chemotaxis response regulator protein-glutamate methylesterase; translated protein: MNLLPQKIRVLVVDDSALVRKLLMDVINGDSETEVIGTASNGVEAIRAVAELEPDVVTMDIHMPEMDGITALEYIMRKHPLPVVMLSALAQKGATATLKALELGAVDFITKPSHYPSAVKEVREEVLLKVKTAAQARDYIMGRQARRRAGKKPAVSRAVAGGEKVVVIGASAGGPKALAEIMPRFPADTPASIIIVQHMPGVFTRSFAGRLNNICALQVKEAEENEELVPGRVLVAPGGKDLMVVSDTSRSGRVELMDSKYRVGASPHIDTTMVTASEVYGGAAVGVIMTGMGSDGAKGMEKIKNGKGSTVAQDEETCLVFGMPKVAIEKGCVDWVVALEMIPDKVMELL
- a CDS encoding chemotaxis protein CheA; its protein translation is MDMDISQYKELFINEAQEHLETLNQSMVDLEKDPGNPDVLTEIFRSAHTLKGMSATMGFDQLTELSHEMENVLDGLRSGDIEVDTDIVDLLFGCFDMLGAMVANIAQEGGKALDTRALIEALRAVYAGEKGSLTGLEKPPEPAKKKPGRKAKAAAAQREEEEGAQVEPAEEEAVAAQEAGVAAEEGPEAIAGEGAEEKSLRLRITLDKDCVLKSVRVFMIFKKLAQIGRVATSRPSVEDLEDEKFDRSFEVLFVTEEGTEAVRRALLTIAEVQEVELLPPDGMEQPIKEEEEAGEAYEEEAERAEAVETRPFDSAATAPPVRTQSVRVNISRLDNLMNLIGELVINRTRLQEIASSLNSPELKEALAQMARLTADLQDEVMKTRMVPVEHIFNRFPRMVRDLAKSRGKDVDFVVEGKDIELDRTILDEISDPLMHLLRNAVDHGIDSPDEREARGKPRRGSIKLVARRDRNYVSIEVSDDGQGVDTQKIFDIAEKMGLIAQEDRKALGPEDVLRFLAMPGFSSAEEVSGVSGRGVGLDVVKNRVESLGGMLIMQSVRGEGTSFALKLPLTLAIIQALLVKVSGEIYAIPLGVVAETAVISSHEVKYVSSQEVIFLRDETIPMMRLGRYLGLHDEDGQGSFPVVVVEVALKSVAIAVDELLGQQEIVITSLDRYLKRIRGFGGATILGTGDVALILDIPTLLS
- a CDS encoding Asp23/Gls24 family envelope stress response protein, with the protein product MKEEPRSESIEVSNEAIATLAAQAANEVEGATVFQQKSSGGLTSRVKREFLQKGIKVVREDSSCRLGVYLKVDYGTNIPDLAAEVKRKVKEYVEGLTDITVEDIEVVVEDIEPPA
- a CDS encoding peptidoglycan-binding protein — its product is MKTVVPGDRGLAVSDVQKRLLDRGFAPPGFEAEMRESFFGDITSQAVRLFQEERGLRVQGSVDETTWQELVEASFKLGDRFLYLRVPPFRGDDVREVQRYLNRLGFNAGREDGIFGQDTDRALRAFQHNMALPVDGIAGASTIACLQRLRHALKDTSVAEVHEALQDLQARGLEGKSVVLDAAEGDSGAENVLRQVSAELVARGLTALLTGGVYGPMPESQRARLANDRGADLVLSLRMTDEPGFRVFFFGSRDYSSPRGKRLAELIHGEMEQGAGVEVPPPEARNFPLLRETRMPCVIVETGWETGIGHDLFVALARSVIAYFTPAP